In the genome of Oncorhynchus clarkii lewisi isolate Uvic-CL-2024 chromosome 4, UVic_Ocla_1.0, whole genome shotgun sequence, one region contains:
- the LOC139407743 gene encoding claudin-20-like, with protein MASSAMQILAFALALLGVLGATVATLLPNWKVSADVGSNIMTAISQMQGLWMDCTWYSTGVFSCTLKYSVLSLPAYLQTARTTMVLSCMMACLGLCLAALGLKCTRWGGSHRAKGHAAIGAGGCFILAGILCLVPASWFTNEVITTFLDSNVPESSKYEPGGAVYVTFVSAGLLLAGGVIFCLSCPGKREGQLDYTSTSTSTTFPDKLLQQQINQEQIQRDQLQRDLILREQLQRGQKDFEQQTSPNEQSSREQLQWGDKGPQDEAHEADEIQQEEPLQEKPLHEDKGTQQFYSPSRVPPKDARAGYSLQDYV; from the coding sequence ATGGCGTCCTCCGCCATGCAGATCCTCGCCTTTGCCCTGGCGCTGCTGGGCGTCCTGGGCGCCACTGTGGCCACGCTGCTGCCCAACTGGAAGGTGAGTGCCGACGTGGGCTCCAACATCATGACTGCCATCTCCCAGATGCAGGGGCTGTGGATGGACTGCACCTGGTACAGCACCGGCGTGTTCAGCTGCACCTTGAAGTACTCCGTGCTGTCGCTGCCCGCCTACCTGCAGACCGCCCGGACGACAATGGTTCTGTCGTGCATGATGGCTTGCCTTGGCCTCTGTCTCGCTGCACTGGGGCTCAAATGTACCCGCTGGGGGGGCAGTCACCGGGCAAAGGGACACGCGGCCATCGGGGCGGGGGGTTGCTTCATCTTGGCTGGCATCCTCTGCTTGGTGCCCGCTTCCTGGTTCACCAACGAGGTAATCACTACCTTCCTGGACTCCAACGTACCCGAGAGCAGTAAATACGAACCTGGGGGGGCCGTGTACGTGACCTTTGTCTCTGCCGGCCTCCTGCTGGCCGGTGGGGTCATCTTTTGTTTGTCGTGTCCCGGGAAAAGAGAGGGGCAGTTAGACTATACATCGACATCCACCTCTACCACCTTTCCtgacaaactactgcagcagcaGATAAACCAGGAGCAAATACAGCGCGACCAGCTCCAGCGTGACCTGATACTGCGGGAGCAACTGCAACGGGGGCAGAAGGACTTTGAACAGCAGACGTCGCCTAATGAGCAGTCAAGCCGCGAGCAGCTTCAATGGGGTGACAAAGGGCCCCAGGATGAGGCCCACGAAGCTGACGAAATCCAGCAGGAGGAGCCTCTACAGGAGAAGCCTCTACATGAAGACAAGGGAACGCAACAGTTCTACTCTCCATCCAGAGTCCCTCCAAAAGACGCCCGGGCTGGCTACAGCCTGCAGGACTATGTTTAA